The Perca fluviatilis chromosome 2, GENO_Pfluv_1.0, whole genome shotgun sequence genome includes a region encoding these proteins:
- the rbm7 gene encoding RNA-binding protein 7, which translates to MGIEEETDRTLFIRNLDPRVTEELLFELFLQAGPLIKTKIPKDADGKQKTFGFAVYKHEVSVPYAMSLLNGTSLHGRTIHVQFRSGSSHSSSPGNSQNTSPANTPNPHGQRTPIQFSSPPYSPPPQMQRSYSSPDNLQKHVMMNNMMWQLNMQQLEQINGGFSKPLQRQPSAGGNSGGSGSRQHDNAHYRHPSQMNSGGRSQRYADVPAPGRHQQHSHSQDNYHHQNNRSGNRHHESRGGNRHDDKGSNRGYQDNRWRRY; encoded by the exons ATGGGAATAGAGGAGGAAACGGACCGGACGCTCTTCATAAGAAATTTGGATCCAAGAGTGACGGAGGAGCTTTTGTTTGAACTGTTTTTACAG GCAGGACCTCTCATCAAAACTAAAATTCCAAAAGACGCCGATGGGAAACAGAAAACGTTTGGTTTTGCCGTTTATAAACATGAAGTGTCCGTGCCATATGCCATGTCGCTACTCAACGGGACATCGCTGCATGGGAGAACTATTCATGTGCAGTTTAGATCAG GTAGCAGTCATAGCAGCAGTCCAGGGAATTCACAGAATACAAGTCCTGCAAATACCCCAAATCCGCATGGCCAAAG GACCCCAATCCAGTTCAGCTCTCCACCATATAGTCCTCCGCCCCAAATGCAGAGGTCCTATTCATCTCCCGATAATCTGCAGAAGCATGTCATG ATGAACAACATGATGTGGCAGCTCAACATGCAGCAGCTTGAGCAGATAAATGGCGGCTTTTCCAAGCCTCTGCAGAGGCAGCCGTCTGCAGGTGGAAATTCTGGCGGAAGTGGCTCAAGGCAACATGATAACGCCCACTATCGGCATCCGTCCCAGATGAACAGCGGTGGCAGGAGTCAGCGCTACGCAGATGTGCCAGCTCCCGGTCGTCATCAGCAACACAGCCACAGTCAGGACAACTATCACCATCAGAACAACAGGAGTGGCAACCGTCACCATGAGAGCAGAGGTGGCAACAGACATGACGATAAGGGTAGCAACCGTGGCTACCAAGATAATAGATGGCGACGGTACTGA